The nucleotide sequence TTGCTGGCCGCAGCGGTCAGGTTCACCATAGCCAGGTGTTCATTAACAATTCTGGATTTTTCACTATTGGAAAGACCTTCGAGCACTTCATCAACAGCCAGGCGAATATTCTCGCGCACGGTCAACCAGGGCAGCAGGGAGTAATGCTGAAACACCATCATGCGATCGCACCCCGGCTTGCGAATTTCCTTTCCTTCCAGGGTCACCAGTCCGGATGTGGCTCGCTCCAACCCTGCTACGATCTTGAGCAGCGTGGATTTACCGCAGCCAGAGTGCCCAATCAAGGAAACAAACTCATCTTCACGCACGGTCAGGTTGATATCGCTTAATACAACAAACTCACCCCCATCGGGGGTTGCATAGGATTTTGTCAGGTTATTAATGACCAGAAAATCAGTTTCTACTGGTTGGCTGTAGCTGGTGTTGGCGGAATGCAGGGTTGATTTGACCATAGATGTCTCCTTGGATTAGGGGATAGGGGACAGGGGACGGAAGAGCAATGGAGAGTGAAAAGGTTGTTAGCGTTTAATGCTCAACGGCTTTTCCCTCAATGTCATAGTTAACTGACATAGTTAACTGACATAGTTAGCTGACATATATCTGGTGTGGACGATTGGCTCGAATTTCAAAGCTATTCAGATACCCAACGGGATCGCTGGGATCGAAGCCTTTATGATCAATAAATGCCTCTGGCGATTCCATTTTGTAATCTTCCCTGGGGC is from Leptothermofonsia sichuanensis E412 and encodes:
- a CDS encoding ABC transporter ATP-binding protein, which encodes MVKSTLHSANTSYSQPVETDFLVINNLTKSYATPDGGEFVVLSDINLTVREDEFVSLIGHSGCGKSTLLKIVAGLERATSGLVTLEGKEIRKPGCDRMMVFQHYSLLPWLTVRENIRLAVDEVLEGLSNSEKSRIVNEHLAMVNLTAAASKYPDEISGGMKQRVGIARALAIRPKMLLMDEPFGALDALTRGKLQKQVLDIWENHRQAVLMVTHDVDEAIYMSDRIVMMTNGPAAQIGEILEVPFPHPRDRQQIRESSEYFELRNHALNFLDRYFVLDG